GCTGGTCTCACATCCCTGTTTTACCTTTCTCAAAATGTACGTCGGGCGGAAAGGCTGTCTGGACGGGGTGCCCGGACTCATCTTGTCCGGACTCTATGCCTACTATACGTTCATCAAGTACGCGCGTTTCTGGGAGTTGCAGTCACGGGCGCTGCCTAAGGGCAGCCAGGCGGCGACGGTGAAGCAGGGCTAAGCATGACGGTCACCGACGATGGAGCGGGACGCAGAACCATGACGATTGCGGCGGTAGTCATTACTAAGGATGAAGAAAAGAATATTGCCGACTGTCTCGAGTCCCTGCGCTGGGCCGACGAACTCATCGTCGTGGATGCGGAAAGCCGGGACCGGACGGTGGAGCTGGCAAAGCAGTACACCCCGAAAGTGTTTGTCCGCCCCTGGCCCGGGTACGGTCCGCAAAAAAACTTCGGCATCGATCAAGCGACGGCGGAGTGGATTCTCGTGGTGGATGCCGACGAGCGCGTGACCGGTGGATTGCGACGGGAAATCGACGCGTTACTGGCGACGGCCCCGGCGGCCGATATCGGAGGGTATGAGATTCCCCGGCGGAATTTTTTCTACGGGAAATGGATTCAGGGCGGCGGGCTCTATCCGGACTATCAGCTGCGGTTGTTCCGAAACACCGCCGGCCGGTACGACGATGTGAAGCTGCACGAAAACTTCACGCTCAGCGGGCGTCGGGAGCGGCTTCGGGAGCCCTTCGATCACTACAGCATGCCCACCGTGAACCATCACATCCGTAAGATGATGCGGTATACGACGCTTGGTGCCGATGAGAAACTCAAGCGGGTCACCCAAATCAGCGGCTGGGTCATTGCCACGCACCATCTCGGTACGATTCTCAAAACCCTGTTCTCACGCGGCGGGTATCGCGACGGGGTGCACGGATTGGTGGTGGCGATGTTTGCCGGTCTCCACACGTTCGTCAAATATGCCAAGGCCTGGGAGCGTGTGAACGTCAGGCGGGACGCATGATCGATCCATCCCTGCCCGGCATGAACCTGGCGGAGGTCCCGTTTTCCTGATGCGTATCGGGATCGACGCGGCGTCAATCGTGGGGGACAAGGGCGGCGTCGGCTGGCATACGTATCATCTGCTCCGGTCGCTGCTGGCTTTGGATGAGCAGGTCGAGTATGTCGGATATCTCCGGCCCGGGGCCCTGCAGACAGGCCGGCTCGAAGGCTGGCCCGTGCACGATCGTTTGCGGTGGGTGGAAGCGCCACGGTGGCTGATGCCATGGCGGGGGGCCTGGGACAGTCTCGATCTCTATCACGGCCCCAACTTCAAGATGCATACGACGGGACGATCGGGCGGTATCGTCACTATCCATGATCTGTGGCTGGCCCGCCATCCGGAATATTCGAGGAAGTTGTTTGGGCAGGCCGGGTCATCCCGGCGAGCGATCGCCACGGCCAACCGGGCGCGACGGGTCGTGACGGTATCGGAGTTTTCGGCCCGTGAGATAGAAGCCTTGTATGGAATTCCGCGTGAACGGGTGGTGGTCATCCATAACGGCGTGACCGAGGCATTCTCGCCGGTGCAGGATGAGCGGGGGATGGAAGCGTTGAGGGCACGGTGGGCGATCCCAGCCGCCGGATTTATTCTGTTCGTCGGCGGGGCGGATCCACGAAAAAATCACCGTGCTTTTCTGCAGGCCGTGGCGCAGTCGCGTTCGCAGCTCGGAGGGCGGGCCATTCTGCTCGTGGGAGATCCGGAGCATCCGCAGGGAAGTTACGTTGCGACGGCCCGGTCGCTCGGGTTGGAGCAGGACGTGCGTTGCACCGGTCGTCTCGATCGTGAAGATCTGCGCCGGCTGTACTCTTACGCCGACGTGTTTGTTTTTCCGTCGCTCTATGAAGGCTTCGGCATGCCGGTGCTGGAAGCGATGGCCTGCGGCGCGCCGACGATTACCTCCTCGACCTCGTCTCTCCCTGAAGTGGCGGGTGATGCGGCGGTGCTGGTGGATCCGGAGGATGTCGAGGCGTTAGGTACGGCGATGGTGAACGTGTTGTCGGATCAGGCGCTGCGACAGCGTCTTCGGACGCGTGGCTTCGAGCGCGCGCGACTGTTTACCTGGCAACGCGCGGCGTGGCGGACCAGTGCCTTGTATCGTGAACTCTGTGCCTGAGGCAGGCTGTTGAAAAGTCCCACCAGCGTCGTGCTCAACGTCTGTGAATCGTGAAGCGTCTCCCGTCGGAGGCAGAGCATATGGCTGGTGGCGTATAGCTGAGAGTAAAGACGCCCGCTCTCGATTTCTGGCCATATGCTATGAGCTATATGCCATAAGCTCTTTTCGGCGGACGAGAGACGAACGACGCTTCACGAGCGACGGACGGATGTGCGATCCTCGACGTTGCCTGACGTTATAGGAACAGTGTTGCAGCGAGCTGCTAAGAGCGACGGCGAGATGGATCTTCAGAACATTCTGATCATCAAATTGCGGCACATCGGCGATGTGCTCCTATCGACGCCGGTGTTGCGCGGACTGCGGACTGCCTTTCCCAGGGCGCACCTGACGATGCTGGTCAATCGTGGAACGGAAGGGGTATTGGCCAATAATCCCGACGTGAACGAGGTGTTGTGTCTCGACAAGGGATCCTGGGACGCGCAGCTGAAGTTTGTGCAGATGCTGCGCCGGCGAGGCTTTGACGGCGTCGTCGATCTGACCGATGGCGATCGCTCGGCCGTTATCAGTCTGGCGACCGGTGCGTCCGTCCGTATCGGCTTTAACTCTGAACATCGCTGGCGAGGGCTCTTGTACAGCACCGTGGCCAGACCACGCCCGACGGATCAGCATCGCGTGGACTACGATCTCTGCGCTCTGCGGGCTCTGAGTCTCGATCCGAAGCCGGGCACCCCCGCATTGTACCCGTCGCAGGCAGATGAGCAGGCGGTGGAGACCTGGATGCAGGAGGCCGGGCTCTTGTCTGCGCAATCCTCTCAATTGTTGATATTGTTGCAACCGGGGGCGCGCTACTCGCTGAAAGTCTGGCCGCATGAACGGTTCGCCCAGCTGGCCGATCGTCTCGCCGACAGGTTTGCCTGCCGGATTCTTCTGGGCGGCGATCAGCGTGAACGCGAGATCGCCGAGCAGGTCGCCCGCAAGACGCGTTGCGCGCCCATTGTGGTGGCGGGAAAGTTTTCGCTCCTGCAGTTTGCCGCGTTGGTCAAACGTTGTGCGTTGTTCGTCGGAAACGACGGAGGCGCGATGCACATCGCCGCAACGATGGGCACACCGGTCGTGGCGCTTTTCGGGCCGACCTATCCGCAACGGTGGGGGCCGCGCGGCGGACCGTCGCAGGTGATCTACAAAGGCCTCGATTGTCGTGCCTGTTATCATCCGACCTGCTTGCGCGGGGACGAGAGTTGTATGCAACAGATTGCAGTGGATGAGGTCTTTACGGCGGCCGGCCGGATGTTGGAACGCACGCCGGCGAGGGCAGAGACATGAGCGACGAACTGGTCAGCGTGGTCATTCCGGTGTTTAACGGTGCGCCGTTTGTCGCCAAGGCCGTAGCCAGCGTGCGGGCGCAGGGACATGGTGCCGTGGAAATCCTGGTAGTGGATGACGGATCGACAGACGGAACGCAGGAGGTGTTGAAACGTCTCGAGCACAGCGACGGCATTCGATGGTTTCAGCGCAGCCACGGCGGGCCGGCCCGTTCCCGCAACTACGGCATCGCCGCCGCGCAGGGGCAGTTCATCGCGCTGCTGGATTGTGACGATGTCTGGTTGCCGGGCAAACTCGCCGCCCAGTTGGCGATCATGCGTGCCCGGCCGGACGTGGGGATGGTGCATACGGACTTCGAGGTGCGCTTTGAGGACGGCACCTTGGAGGAGCGTGTGTCGGCGCGGTCGAGCCGTGAGCCGATGGTGCAGGCGTTTGCCGGCGGTCATGTCGCGCTGCCGTCCACACTCCTGATCCGGAAAGCGGTGCTCGATCAAATCGGGAGTCTGGATCCTGAACTGTACGGGTCGGAAGATTCCGATCTCACGATCCGGCTGTTTCGGGTAACCAGGTTCGAGTGCATCGATGAGGTGTTGGTGCACAAGCTCCAGCGGGGGCACGGCTATCGAGACATGGCCTTCGATGAGCAGACCCATCGAGAGCGGGTCCTCGCCAGTCGAGATCGCTTTCTCATGCGCCTTGAGGGGTTCACTCCCCTGACGGCGGAGCAACGCGCCGCATTGGACCGGGAATGGGCGAACTACTATCTATTAAAAGGGGCGGCGGCAGAACGGGCCGGCCGTCGGGGTGACGCGCGCCGGCATTATTGGTCGGCGATCCGCAAGGCCCCGACCCGTATTCGATGTTATACGCGCTGGCTGCGCGCGCTGAAGCCGTAACGCCGACGCCGGGTCTGTTTCTCAAGTCTCGCGGCGATCGCCTGTAACCCAATTGCCAGAGGGGCTATGGAAACCATCAGTTGCGACCTGTGCGGGGAGGCGTCAAACACAGCCCTCTTCAGCCAGTACGATCTCACCCATCACGTCACCGACGATTTATTTACGGTCGTGCGCTGTCAGGGCTGCCGCCTGCTGTTTTTGAATCCTCGCCCCACTCGCGAGGAGATCGGCGGGTACTATCCGGACACCTATTATCCCGAGGCCGCGCCTCGGCAGGCCGGCGATCTCCGCCGCACAGCCAAACGATGGTCGGGAAACATCCGGCGATGGATTGCCCAGGATTTCTATGGTTATCCGGCGTCGGAATCGGCCCGTCGGTGGCAATGGGCGCGCCGGCTCCTGTTATGGCCTGAGTTCCTGTGGCGCCGTTGGCGGGGGCGAGGGCTGCTTCCATGGGTTGGGCAGGGGCGGGTGTTGGATGTCGGGTGCGGTTCGGGAGGCAATCTGGCGGTCCTGCAGGAGCAAGGATGGAACGTGTCGGGGGTGGATGCCAGCGCGGTGGCCGTGGCGCAGGCGCAGGCTCGTTTCGGCGACCGGGTCCGTCAGGGCGATCTGGCCTCGATGGCCTATCCGGAACGGACGTTCGATACGGTCCTGTTCAGTCATGTCCTGGAGCATGTACACGCTCCGCTGCCGCTTCTTAGGGAGGTCTGGCGGATTTTGGATTGGGAGGGGCGGGTCGTAATCCTCTGTCCGAATGCCGGCAGCCTGGAAGCCAGAATGTTTGGACGATGGTGGTTTCCGTGGGAACTGCCGCGCCATCTGTACCACTATGAGCGCGCCACGCTGACGCGCGTGTTGGAGGCAGCCGGGTTCCGGATTGAGTCGGTCCGCACCGGTTTGGGATCGCTCTACTTTATGGCAAGCCTGGACCGGTGGTGTGAAGAGCGGTTCAAGCGCGCGGTGCCCTGTCGCCGGCTGATTGAGAAAGTGCTCATCCGCCCGTTCTGTTTCTGTGTCGGGCAACTAGGGCATGGGACTGAGTTGAAGGTGTCTGCCAGGAAAGATCGGAGCGCAGGCTAGACGAAATACGATCTGACCAGACGCGACCAGGTTTTGACGTTGAGCGGTTCGTGGCGCAGGGCCGACTGGAACGCCTGACGAGCGGCGGTGGGCGTGTTGGCCCGCAGGTGGTGTTTGCCCAGGTCGGCATAATAGATGGCCCAATCGTGCGAGAGGGCATCGCCTTCGGGGGTGCCGGGTCGGCAGGAGGCAGCGTGTTTTTCAAGGAATCGATGCCGACCGTCCAGTGCGCGTAGCGAGGGGATATCGCGCGACGCATTGTGTCCGTAGAGCCGGTGCCGATAGAGCGGTTTGGGAAGATGAATGAATCGGCCCGGACCGTAGAGCCGGATGATCAGATCGATGTCCTCCCAAATCGAAAGGGCCGCATCGTAGCCGCCCACGGCATCGAAACAGGTCTTGCGGAAAAGCGAGCCCGATGTGGCGGCGTCGTGTCCGCCCCGCAGCAATTGCGTGATGCTGCGCTGCTGTTTCATCGCGGCATCGTATTCAAGCATCTCGTTCCGTTCATTGACCTGGTACCCGTCGCAGTGCACGAGTGTTGCCTGCGGAGCGCTCTCGAGGATGCCGAACGTGGCTTCCAGGAAGGTGGGCTCCCACAGATCGTCCTGATCGAGAAATGCCAGATAGGGGGTTTGGGCCAGACGCGCGCCGGTATTCCTGGCGGCGGCCTGTCCGCTGTTCTGTGAGTGACGCACGTAGCGGACCTGCGGGATGGCTTGCACCAACGCGCCCGTACTGTCCGTCGAGGCATCGTCCACGACGATGATCTCTGAGGCGGCCAGGGTTTGCGCGCGCACGGAATCGATGGCCTCTTTCAGATATCTGGAGGTGCCGTTGTAGGCGGGAATGACGACGCTGATCTGTGCCACGGGCCTGAGTTCCTTGGAGGTGTCAATCGGTAACATAGGCAGTGAACGCAGTCAACCGGCGCTGCTGCGGAACGATCCAGGGGACATCGAGCCGGCTGCCTTGACTTGCCGGGTAGGCTGTGATTCCATGCGCGCCGATTGCGTGCGGGGGCTTGTTCGTGATGCCGATGCATCCGATCGTTCGTGTGCTGGCCCCTGTGCGTGATCGCGAGCCGGTCCTGTCCTCCATCATAGGTCTATTCCGCGCAATATTGTGAAGATCGTCATTGCCGCATGGCATCTCAAGAATCTCAACGTCGGGATCGGGCGATATGCCCGGGAACTGATTGAGGCCCTGGGGCGCGTCGATCAGACGAATCACTACGAGATTCTGATCCCTCACGCGGAACATCCGTTCACCGCGCGTCCGAATATGCGATATCGCGTGATCCGGTTCCCGCTGTTCCGTCGCCGTTTCTGGGAGCAGGTGGCTCCGCTCCTGGTCGGCCCGTACGATGTGCTCCACTTCCCGTACGATTCCTGCGTGGCCTGGAAACGCGGAAAGTTCGTGGCCACCATCCATGACGTCAAGCCGTTGCTGTTTCCGGTGCTGCGTGCCCGTACCAATCTCAATAGTCGCATCGAACAGTGGCTGGTCGGGGATCGCTGGAAGAAGCTCGATCACGTCATCACGATCTCCGAACATTCGCGGCGCGATCTCCTGGCGCACGTTCCGCTTCGCCCCGAGCAGGTGACCGTGACCTCTCTGGGCCTCGATGCCGAGCGGTTTCGGCCCGCCGAGCATCGGGGGGAGCGCAAGCCCTACG
This is a stretch of genomic DNA from Nitrospira sp.. It encodes these proteins:
- a CDS encoding glycosyltransferase family 2 protein, which encodes MTVTDDGAGRRTMTIAAVVITKDEEKNIADCLESLRWADELIVVDAESRDRTVELAKQYTPKVFVRPWPGYGPQKNFGIDQATAEWILVVDADERVTGGLRREIDALLATAPAADIGGYEIPRRNFFYGKWIQGGGLYPDYQLRLFRNTAGRYDDVKLHENFTLSGRRERLREPFDHYSMPTVNHHIRKMMRYTTLGADEKLKRVTQISGWVIATHHLGTILKTLFSRGGYRDGVHGLVVAMFAGLHTFVKYAKAWERVNVRRDA
- a CDS encoding glycosyltransferase family 4 protein, with amino-acid sequence MRIGIDAASIVGDKGGVGWHTYHLLRSLLALDEQVEYVGYLRPGALQTGRLEGWPVHDRLRWVEAPRWLMPWRGAWDSLDLYHGPNFKMHTTGRSGGIVTIHDLWLARHPEYSRKLFGQAGSSRRAIATANRARRVVTVSEFSAREIEALYGIPRERVVVIHNGVTEAFSPVQDERGMEALRARWAIPAAGFILFVGGADPRKNHRAFLQAVAQSRSQLGGRAILLVGDPEHPQGSYVATARSLGLEQDVRCTGRLDREDLRRLYSYADVFVFPSLYEGFGMPVLEAMACGAPTITSSTSSLPEVAGDAAVLVDPEDVEALGTAMVNVLSDQALRQRLRTRGFERARLFTWQRAAWRTSALYRELCA
- the rfaQ gene encoding putative lipopolysaccharide heptosyltransferase III, with translation MDLQNILIIKLRHIGDVLLSTPVLRGLRTAFPRAHLTMLVNRGTEGVLANNPDVNEVLCLDKGSWDAQLKFVQMLRRRGFDGVVDLTDGDRSAVISLATGASVRIGFNSEHRWRGLLYSTVARPRPTDQHRVDYDLCALRALSLDPKPGTPALYPSQADEQAVETWMQEAGLLSAQSSQLLILLQPGARYSLKVWPHERFAQLADRLADRFACRILLGGDQREREIAEQVARKTRCAPIVVAGKFSLLQFAALVKRCALFVGNDGGAMHIAATMGTPVVALFGPTYPQRWGPRGGPSQVIYKGLDCRACYHPTCLRGDESCMQQIAVDEVFTAAGRMLERTPARAET
- a CDS encoding glycosyltransferase; its protein translation is MSDELVSVVIPVFNGAPFVAKAVASVRAQGHGAVEILVVDDGSTDGTQEVLKRLEHSDGIRWFQRSHGGPARSRNYGIAAAQGQFIALLDCDDVWLPGKLAAQLAIMRARPDVGMVHTDFEVRFEDGTLEERVSARSSREPMVQAFAGGHVALPSTLLIRKAVLDQIGSLDPELYGSEDSDLTIRLFRVTRFECIDEVLVHKLQRGHGYRDMAFDEQTHRERVLASRDRFLMRLEGFTPLTAEQRAALDREWANYYLLKGAAAERAGRRGDARRHYWSAIRKAPTRIRCYTRWLRALKP
- a CDS encoding class I SAM-dependent methyltransferase, with amino-acid sequence METISCDLCGEASNTALFSQYDLTHHVTDDLFTVVRCQGCRLLFLNPRPTREEIGGYYPDTYYPEAAPRQAGDLRRTAKRWSGNIRRWIAQDFYGYPASESARRWQWARRLLLWPEFLWRRWRGRGLLPWVGQGRVLDVGCGSGGNLAVLQEQGWNVSGVDASAVAVAQAQARFGDRVRQGDLASMAYPERTFDTVLFSHVLEHVHAPLPLLREVWRILDWEGRVVILCPNAGSLEARMFGRWWFPWELPRHLYHYERATLTRVLEAAGFRIESVRTGLGSLYFMASLDRWCEERFKRAVPCRRLIEKVLIRPFCFCVGQLGHGTELKVSARKDRSAG
- a CDS encoding glycosyltransferase family 2 protein, producing MAQISVVIPAYNGTSRYLKEAIDSVRAQTLAASEIIVVDDASTDSTGALVQAIPQVRYVRHSQNSGQAAARNTGARLAQTPYLAFLDQDDLWEPTFLEATFGILESAPQATLVHCDGYQVNERNEMLEYDAAMKQQRSITQLLRGGHDAATSGSLFRKTCFDAVGGYDAALSIWEDIDLIIRLYGPGRFIHLPKPLYRHRLYGHNASRDIPSLRALDGRHRFLEKHAASCRPGTPEGDALSHDWAIYYADLGKHHLRANTPTAARQAFQSALRHEPLNVKTWSRLVRSYFV
- a CDS encoding glycosyltransferase family 4 protein, with amino-acid sequence MKIVIAAWHLKNLNVGIGRYARELIEALGRVDQTNHYEILIPHAEHPFTARPNMRYRVIRFPLFRRRFWEQVAPLLVGPYDVLHFPYDSCVAWKRGKFVATIHDVKPLLFPVLRARTNLNSRIEQWLVGDRWKKLDHVITISEHSRRDLLAHVPLRPEQVTVTSLGLDAERFRPAEHRGERKPYVFCVAGADPTKNVGVLIDAFATLPEMLRSRFDLLLAGDVCKRPDIRAAVESHGLSAHTTLVGVVSDRELIDYYQQATLFVFPSLYEGFGLPVLEAMGCGCPVICSNASSLPEVAGDAAVLFDPRDGGRLALELSRVLASPALRDELRARGVARAREFSWDRTAVETVAVYRRLAG